One window from the genome of Thalassospira xiamenensis M-5 = DSM 17429 encodes:
- a CDS encoding lytic murein transglycosylase, translating to MNYRTIGTLASIIGMLVTASPVLAQTNTDELPAFTTEGFDVWLADFKKDAASKGISQSTLDVAFANTQPIPKVIEYDRSQPEFKLTFEQYLQRVVPQSRIDEGRRKYAENRTVIDAAAKKYGVPGHYLTAFWGIETGFGRHTGGYSVVDSLATLAFEGRRAEYFRTELINALKIIDAGHIAAEKMEGSWAGAMGQAQFMPSTFLNYARDGNGDGKIDLWGAKEDVFASAANYLSTVGWKTDERWGRKVSIPENLDKSMTGREIRKPISEWQKLGVRMPDGSSLPSADMEAAIVIVNDGVGPAYMVYNNFHTIMHWNRSTYFAIAVGTLADAIAGR from the coding sequence ATGAATTATCGGACCATCGGGACTTTAGCGTCAATTATTGGCATGCTCGTGACGGCTTCACCTGTTCTTGCTCAAACCAATACCGATGAATTACCGGCCTTTACGACCGAGGGTTTTGATGTGTGGCTGGCTGATTTCAAAAAGGATGCCGCGTCAAAGGGCATTTCCCAATCTACATTGGATGTTGCCTTTGCAAACACACAGCCGATCCCGAAAGTTATCGAGTATGATCGCAGCCAGCCAGAATTCAAACTGACCTTCGAACAGTATTTACAGCGTGTGGTCCCGCAGTCTCGAATAGATGAGGGACGCCGCAAATATGCCGAGAACCGTACCGTCATTGATGCTGCTGCCAAGAAATACGGTGTTCCGGGGCATTACCTGACGGCGTTCTGGGGAATTGAAACCGGGTTTGGACGTCATACTGGTGGATATTCGGTTGTTGACTCTCTCGCAACCCTGGCCTTTGAAGGTCGGCGCGCAGAATATTTCCGCACTGAACTGATCAATGCGCTTAAAATCATTGATGCAGGACATATCGCGGCAGAAAAGATGGAAGGGTCCTGGGCCGGTGCCATGGGGCAGGCGCAATTTATGCCCTCTACCTTCCTGAATTATGCGCGCGATGGAAATGGCGATGGAAAGATTGATCTTTGGGGTGCCAAGGAAGACGTGTTTGCCTCTGCTGCGAATTATCTGTCGACCGTTGGCTGGAAAACGGATGAACGCTGGGGCCGCAAGGTCAGCATTCCCGAAAATCTTGATAAATCAATGACAGGGCGCGAAATTCGCAAACCGATCAGCGAATGGCAGAAGCTTGGTGTGCGGATGCCCGACGGTTCCAGCCTGCCATCAGCCGATATGGAAGCCGCAATTGTCATTGTAAATGACGGTGTCGGACCTGCTTATATGGTTTATAACAATTTCCACACCATCATGCATTGGAATCGATCTACCTATTTTGCAATTGCAGTTGGTACACTTGCTGATGCGATTGCGGGTCGCTAG